DNA sequence from the Cellulophaga sp. HaHaR_3_176 genome:
TGTTTTTATCTAGTTCCTTTCGGGTAACTACTTTTTCGAAAAGAGCATCGGGGTAGGTTACTATTACTGCGGGCTTCTTACGTGAGTTAATTCTGTTTAAAACCTCAGCTCGTAATAATACGTTTGCATTATCAGTTTCTTCAATTTGATAAGGTCTACGGTAACTACCAGGGTAAAACAACACATCTTTTTCTCCAATCAATTGTTCTAAATCATTCAGGTGGTAAGCAGCATGTTCTTTATCATTAAAGATTAGTAGAAATGGCTTTTCTGAAGCTTTAAAAGCATCTGTTAAAACAAAGGAAAGTGATGAACCAATAAGGCCCTTTAATGCAACTTTGCCGTTATTTTTTTCAAAATTAGAAATAGAAGATTGCAGTTTCTGCGATTGCGGAGACTGTGAGAATAGTTGTTGAATAATGTTTTGGCTCAACTTTATAACTTTTCTGCAAATATAATCATACATCTTAAATGCATTGCGTTCATTTTTAATCAATATGAATCACTTTTTATCTCAAAAAGTGCAGAACTTGGTGGTTCTATAAAAATAAGAAGATGGCAAACAAGAAATTTGATGTATTTGTAATAGGAGGTGGTAGTGCAGGACAAGCTGTAGCAAAGTCATGTGCCGAAGCAGGAATGAGTGTGGCAATTACGGAACGTCGTGATTATGGAGGTACCTGTCCATTGCGCGGTTGTGATCCAAAAAAAGCGCTTTTAGCATCGACAGAAGTTTTAGAAATGGCTAATAATATGAAGGGTAATGGAATTTTAACAATTCCAAAGCTTTCATGGAAGGATATGCAGAAGTTTAAAAAGACATTTACAAAACCTATTCCTAAGGCTTCAAAAGATAGCTTAAAAGAGTTAGGGATTACTGTTTTTTCTGGTGCAGCTTCTTTTCTATCAGAAACAACAATCACTTTAGGCGATGAAATTATTGAAGCCGATAAATTTGTTATAGCTATAGGACTGAAGCCTATTGAATTACCTATTGAAGGCGCTGCCTTACTAAAGACCAGTGGGGACTTTCTTAATTTAAAAAAGCTTCCAGAGCATTTAGTATTTATTGGCGGAGGATATATAGGAATGGAATTTGCTCATATGGCGGCAAGGGCAGGAGCAAAGGTGACTGTTATTCATTCTCATGAAAGACCATTGCAAGGTTTTGATCCTGATTTAGTAGATACCTTAGTTACTTATTCTGAAAAAATAGGGATTAAATTTTTATTTAATGCGAAAGTTAATAAGTTGAAAAAAGGAAAAAATAAGTTTAAAGTGTATTATGAGCATGAGGATACAACCAAGCATATTAAGGCAAGTATTGTCTTTAATACCGCTGGGCGTGTACCTGCAATAGACCAACTTGATTTAGAGAAGGCAAAGGTTTCTTTTAGCGAAAAAGGAATTGAAGTAAATGAATACCTTCAAAATTCTAAAAATGATAATGTCTATGCCTGTGGTGATGTTACCGATTATGGGTTGCCGTTGACTTCTATGACGGGGCCAGAAGCAAATACTGTTTCGGCAAATATTATTAAGGGGAATAAGTCAAAAATAGATACGCCAGTAATTCCTTCTGTGGTATTTACTTTACCTAATCTAGCTAGTGTAGGTTTAAGTGAAGAAGAAGCTAAGAAAAGATATAAAAACGTACTCGTAAATCATGAGTCTGCCACAGATTGGTTTAATGCCAAACGTATCAATGCGCCCATATATGCTTATAAAGTTCTAATTAATGAGCGTACAAAAGCAATTGTAGGTGCCCATATTATAGGCCCGCATGCAGGTGAAACTATCAATCTATTTTCATTAGCCATCCGAAAAGAGATGACGGTTGATGATATGAAGGCTATAGTATTTACGTATCCTTCTTGGGGTTATGATGTGAATAGAATGTTATAAAGATTCTTTTAAACGTTCTTTTAATTTAATAGCAGGGCCAGTGGCCCTGTTTTTATATGCGTGGTAAAAAGTAGATGAGAATAGTATAACACTGGCCACTACCGCTGTATATGCGATTTCAGGATGGTTTTCAATTTGACGAACGTAGATAGCGATAAATGCCCAAACGGCCACAAGTGCAAATTCTCTCATGTTTCGTTTATAGGTCATCAAAAGATTTATCAATGTAGCAATACCTATCATAAGTATGGCCCAATTAGCTTCTGATAAAAACCCACCAGACCAGCCAAGTTTTGCTAGATAGGCAGTAACATTTGCAATGGTCGCTACCGTAATCCATCCGCTATATAAACAAATAGGCCACCATACAAAGGCAATAATTTCTATCGGAGCATCCCAACGTTCCATATTGGTATTTAGGATGATCTTTATTAAAGAAAACAAGATCCCAAACATAATTAAAACAGATAGCCCTGTATAATCATACACGAAGGCAAAGACCCATAACCCATTTAGAAAATTAGTGATAGCAAACCAATATCCCGTTTGTAAGATAAAATCGGTTTTCTTAACACTAAAAAAAGCTCTTCGCACTTGAAAAATAGCATATCCTATTAAAGACAAAAAAATTAGGCCCCAAATGGCAAATGCATAACCTGCTGGCGTAAACAAATTGTCGTATTGTTTACTTATTTCGCCTATAGTGGTATTGTTAAATTTTAATGCTTGTGATACATAGTTAACGATAATCACGAAGAGTACAGAGGCCGAGTTTACTAGTGCTAATTTCTTTTCCATAGGATAAAATTAAGTGCCTTGAAATTTAATTGTTAATGGTATCCAATTTAAAATGAACTTAGATAACGGAAGAAGCAATATCTATCTTAAATATTTCGTCTTTTGTGATAACAAATACCTCGTGTTCTTTAGTAGGTTGTAATGAAAATG
Encoded proteins:
- a CDS encoding NAD(P)/FAD-dependent oxidoreductase; the protein is MANKKFDVFVIGGGSAGQAVAKSCAEAGMSVAITERRDYGGTCPLRGCDPKKALLASTEVLEMANNMKGNGILTIPKLSWKDMQKFKKTFTKPIPKASKDSLKELGITVFSGAASFLSETTITLGDEIIEADKFVIAIGLKPIELPIEGAALLKTSGDFLNLKKLPEHLVFIGGGYIGMEFAHMAARAGAKVTVIHSHERPLQGFDPDLVDTLVTYSEKIGIKFLFNAKVNKLKKGKNKFKVYYEHEDTTKHIKASIVFNTAGRVPAIDQLDLEKAKVSFSEKGIEVNEYLQNSKNDNVYACGDVTDYGLPLTSMTGPEANTVSANIIKGNKSKIDTPVIPSVVFTLPNLASVGLSEEEAKKRYKNVLVNHESATDWFNAKRINAPIYAYKVLINERTKAIVGAHIIGPHAGETINLFSLAIRKEMTVDDMKAIVFTYPSWGYDVNRML
- a CDS encoding tryptophan-rich sensory protein gives rise to the protein MEKKLALVNSASVLFVIIVNYVSQALKFNNTTIGEISKQYDNLFTPAGYAFAIWGLIFLSLIGYAIFQVRRAFFSVKKTDFILQTGYWFAITNFLNGLWVFAFVYDYTGLSVLIMFGILFSLIKIILNTNMERWDAPIEIIAFVWWPICLYSGWITVATIANVTAYLAKLGWSGGFLSEANWAILMIGIATLINLLMTYKRNMREFALVAVWAFIAIYVRQIENHPEIAYTAVVASVILFSSTFYHAYKNRATGPAIKLKERLKESL